From the genome of Nicotiana sylvestris chromosome 2, ASM39365v2, whole genome shotgun sequence, one region includes:
- the LOC104231042 gene encoding nuclear transcription factor Y subunit A-7-like isoform X1, producing the protein MHYFMPSQFRDANAMAQTAYPYSDPYYRGIFAPYDMQPYPAQPYPAQSTVQLQLMGIQQVGVPLPSDTIEEPVFVNAKQYHGILRRRQSRAKAESENKLLKARKPYLHESWHLHALKRARGCGGRFQSKKNDEYGDKSQATVNIDSNKIEVTSSEDAS; encoded by the exons ATGCACTACTTCATGCCTTCTCAATTCCGAGATGCAAATGCTATG GCGCAAACAGCTTATCCTTATTCAGACCCTTACTACAGGGGTATCTTTGCACCCTATGAcatgcagccttaccctgcacAACCTTATCCAGCACAGTCAACG GTTCAACTTCAATTGATGGGAATTCAGCAAGTTGGTGTTCCTCTGCCATCAGATACCATAGAAGAACCTGTTTTTGTTAATGCAAAACAGTATCATGGCATCTTGAGGCGTCGACAATCTCGTGCAAAAGCTGAATCAGAAAATAAACTTCTAAAAGCTAGGAAG CCCTACTTGCATGAATCTTGGCATTTACATGCACTAAAAAGAGCTAGAGGATGTGGTGGTCGTTTTCAGTCAAAGAAGAACGATGAGTACGGTGATAAGTCACAGGCAACTGTTAATATTGACTCCAACAAAATCGAGGTTACTTCTTCAGAAGATGCCTCTTGA
- the LOC104231042 gene encoding nuclear transcription factor Y subunit A-7-like isoform X2 encodes MHYFMPSQFRDANAMAQTAYPYSDPYYRGIFAPYDMQPYPAQPYPAQSTVQLQLMGIQQVGVPLPSDTIEEPVFVNAKQYHGILRRRQSRAKAESENKLLKARKPQNCSQKCSCCLYSFDGPSINFLVVQVSK; translated from the exons ATGCACTACTTCATGCCTTCTCAATTCCGAGATGCAAATGCTATG GCGCAAACAGCTTATCCTTATTCAGACCCTTACTACAGGGGTATCTTTGCACCCTATGAcatgcagccttaccctgcacAACCTTATCCAGCACAGTCAACG GTTCAACTTCAATTGATGGGAATTCAGCAAGTTGGTGTTCCTCTGCCATCAGATACCATAGAAGAACCTGTTTTTGTTAATGCAAAACAGTATCATGGCATCTTGAGGCGTCGACAATCTCGTGCAAAAGCTGAATCAGAAAATAAACTTCTAAAAGCTAGGAAG CCACAGAATTGTAGTCAGAAGTGTTCCTGCTGCCTCTATTCTTTTGATGGTCCAAGTATTAATTTTTTAGTTGTACAAGTGTCCAAATAG